From the Candidatus Eisenbacteria bacterium genome, the window CCCGCTCCGGCGGGGCCCGTTCGGCGAGCGGGTGGTTCCCTGGCGGTCGCCTTCGTGGTTCCGGCGTTGCTGCTGGTGGGCTCATGGTGCGCCTGGCAATGGCGCGCCTACGGCGAGTTCGGACCTTCGACGATGACGGGTTTCCGGCTAAGCCAGCACGTCGGCGGACGCATGGAGCTGGCGCCGGATCGCTTCGCCACGTTGCGCGATATCTACCTGAAGCACCGACTCGCGGTCAGAGCCGAAACCGGCTCGCACATCAATACGATCTGGGCCGCGATCCCGGAGATGCAGCGGGCGACGGGGCTTTCTTACGCACGTACCGCGCAGGAGGTCCAGACGATGTCGGTCGTGGTGTTGCGTGCCGATCCCGGGTATTACCTCCGCAGTGTGGCGAAGGGATGGGCGTACTCGTGGTCGCGTCCGATGTACCTCAAGGAGGCGTACGTTCACTCGTCGGCCGCGCTGCCGCTGCTTCGCGCGGTGACGCGATCGGCCCGCCTGTTCGAGCTCAGCCTCAATGCGGCATTCCTGGCCTGCTCGCTCGCGCTGCTGTTCCCGGGACTGCGCCGCCGCGTGGACCCGGCAGCGCAGTTGCCTTTGCTCGCTTGCCTGGTGGTGGCCGGCACCCTGGTCGCAGCGATCGGAGAGATCTCAGACAACGGCAAGTTCGCGTTGCCGTTCCTTCCCATCGCGCTGGTCGTTGTCGCCGTATACGGCGGCGCGTCGTGGAATGCGCGCCGATCGCGCTAGTAGCTGAGCTTCGCCGTCGCGAGTCGGCTGCCCGCTTCCCGCAGGCGCTCCTCGGTCTCGCACAGGGAAATGCGAACGTAGCCCTCGCCCGACTTTCCGAAGCCGGTCCCGGGCGTGAGCACGACGCCGGTCTTCTCGAGCACCTCCGCCGCGAATGCGACCGCGTTCGCGCTCGAGCGCGCAATCGGCAGCCACACGTAGATCGTGGCGCGGGGCGTTTCGACCGGGTAGCCGAGCGGGCGGATCGACTCGAGGAACGCGTCCCGGCGCTTGCGATACATCTCCGAGACCTCGATCGTATAGGCGTCGCCATGATCGAGCACCGCGATCGCCGCACGCTGGATCGCCATGAACACGCCGTAGTCCATGTTCGATTTGAGGCGCGCCATGCGGGCGAGAGCCTCGGGGTGCCCGACCGCCATGCCGACCCGCCAGCCCTGCATCGAGTAGGACTTCGAGAACGAGTGGAACTCGACCGTGCGTTCCTTGTCGCGATCGAACTCGAGGAACGAGCGAGCGCGGTACGAGGGATCGAGGGACAGGTCCGCGTAGGCGATGTCCGAGATCACGAACAGGTCGTAGTCGCGAGCGAACTTCAGCACGTCGCGGTAGAGCGACTCCGTCTCTGTCCCGGCGGTCGGATTGTTCGGATAATTGATCGCGATCAGCTTGGCGCGCTTCGCATCTTCGACCGCGATCGAAGCGAGATCCGGTCGCCAGCCGAGTTTCGCCTGCAATGGCACCTCGACGACGCGCGCCTGCAGAATCGCGGCCTGGCCGAGATACGCGGGATAGCACGGCGTGCAGAGCAGCACGGTGTCATCGGGATTGACGTGGGCGAGCAGGAACTTGGAGATCCCCTCCTTCGAACCGATCAGCGCCATCGCCTCGCTCGCCGGGTCGACTCGCACGCCGAAGCGCCGGTCGTAGTAACGTGCGACGGCGGCGCGAAACTCGGGCAGCCCGTTGAAGGAAGGATAGCGATGGTTCTGGACCATCGGGTCCCTCAACGCGGTCTCGAGTGCCTCGATTGCGATCTGCGGCGGGCGCACGTCGGGATTGCCAACGCCCAAATCGATGACATCGACGCCCGCTTTCAGCTTCTCGTCGCGGGCTTGCAGCACCGTAGCGAGCGCATAGGGGGGCAGGTTCTGAAAACGTGCAGCCGGCTCAAGCTTCGGTTTGACAGGCGATTGGCTCGATGACATGGTCCCTTTCGATCGTGTCGGCCGCACGGCACCGCTCTTGCGAAGGTCTCAAGTAATGGATCGCGCCACGCATTCTAGGGAGGTTCCGGCTCGTCGGCCAGCCGGGCACCGGCGCACCCCTTCGGCGGTGTTGCGGGTGCTGCTCATCCTCGCCCTGGTCATGGTCCCGCCGACTTCGCGAGCGGCGGACTCCGACGCCGACTCCTCCGACGCCGAACTTCCGCGCCCCGGTTCGCTTCCGGGCACCGGCGAAGTCCTGCCGGCGGTTCCCACTCCGTTTCGCGTCGGCGAGTCGCTCAAGTTCTCGGTCCAGTACGGCTTCATCAAGGCCGGCACGGCGTGGCTCGAGGTGCCGTCGATTCGCGATCAGGCCGGCCGGCCGGCGTTTCAGCTGGTTGCGCGCGCCGAGTCGAACGGCTTTTTCAGCCGCTTCTACAAGGTGCGCAATCGCATCGAGTCGGTGTGGGATTCGACCGGACACTTCAGCTATCGCTACTCGGAGCAGCGTCGCGAGGGCGGTCATCGCGCCAGCAATGCGATTGCGTTCGACTACGCAAAGCAACAGGCGGTCTACCAGGACGGACAGACCTTCCCGATCCCTCCCGAAGTCCAGGACGCGCTGTCCTCGTTCTACTACACGCGCACCCAGCCACTGCCGCTCGGCGGGAGCCTGTTCTTCGACTACCACGCAAGCCGTAAGAGCGTGCCGATGGAGGTGAGAGTCATCGGGCGCGAGCGGGTCAAGACGCCGGCGGGCGAGTTCGATTGCATCGCGATCGAACCGCTGCTCAAGGCCGGCGGCATCTTCAAGAACAAGGGACGACTCGTGATCTGGATCACCGATGACGAGCGGCGCATGCCGGTCCTGATGCGCAGCAAGGTCACGGTCGGATCGATCAGCGTGGTGCTCGTGGACATGCGAACCGGCGCCTGAGTCGCGGACCCTGGCCCCATGCGGGCATGGGGATTGCGGTCCTGGGATGGGCAGGACCCATCGAATCGTGAGCGTTGACAGCCTTCCGACCGCCTGCCTATACTTCAACCCGCTTCGTCGCCATGAGTTGCGGCGACCTGTCGATCGCGGGCGGAGGACGGCCTACACGCATCTTGGTACTGCTTCGGTGGGGTCTATGAGCATTCTGACCCTACTGGTGGGGAACGAACCGGGGGAGTGACCCCGTCGTCAGCCCCGACGCGACCGGCGCATCGGCCCTCCCCCGGGGCGCGGTACCGGCGCGAGATGCCATCAGGCCATCCACGCACGGAGTTGCATTGACCGCGATTCGATCCCCGCGTGCATTCGCGCTGCTGTTGTCGCTTACGTTGCTGCTCGGTGCCGCGCCGTCGTGGGCGGTACTTCCGGATCCGCCGGCCGATACCGCCGGGACCGATTGGAGCCGCGCGCCCGAGTATCGAATCGTGCCCGGCGACATCCTCACGCTCAATTTCGGTCCGACCGAACTGGTCTACACCGACAAGACGCGGTTGCTGCGCGTGCGACCCGACGGGCGCATTTCGGTCTATCCGGTCGGCGACGTGGTGGCCGCCGGACGTTCGCCGCGCGAACTCGAAGCCTCGCTTCGCGACCTGTTGTCGGCCGAACTCAAGCAGCCGCGAGTCACCGTCGAGGTCACCGAGCTGGCGGGCAACCTCGTGCACGTGCTGGGGCGCGTGAAACGCGCCGGCTCGCTGCCGGTCACCCCGTTCATGACGGTGCTTCAGGCGATCACGGGCGCCGGCGGCTTCGAGGATGACGCGGCCCGCAACAGCATTCTGGTCATGCGCCGAGACGGAGCTTCGACCGTCCGCGTCGCGCGTCTCAAGTTCGACTCGGCGATGCGGCGCGGCGATTTCAACGCCGACCCCATGCTGTCGCGATTCGACATCGTGTACGTGCCGCGTTCCTCGATCGGCAACATCAACATCTTCGTCAAGCAGTTCTTCGGCGAGCAGGCGGCGCTGCTGACCACGGCCCTCACCGGCTGGGAGCTGTTCCATATCGACCGCCTGTATCCGAACATCGTGCGGGTGGAGACCAGCAATTGAACGCGCAGACTTCATTGCCGGCTGCCGGGGTCGCTCGCAGCGCCACCGCGCGCGAGTTCCTCGCGGTCGTGTTCCGCCGCAAGTGGATCATCATCGGACTGTTCGTGGTCGCGAGCGTGACCGTGTTGTCGGTCGCTTTCACGACCCGCACCTCGTACCAGTCGTTCGGTGAGGTCCTCATCAAGCGCGGCGAACAGGAGAGCCTGCTCCAGCCGAATCGCCGCATGTCGGGCTGGGAGGAAGAGCTGGCGAGCGAGATCGAGGTGGTGCGCAGCGCCCCGGTCCAGATGCGAGCACAGCAGTTGCTCGATCAGCAGGCCTCGGAGGGACTGCCCCGCATCGATCTGGGCTCCGGCAGCGTCGGCGCCGAGGTGAAGGGCGAGAGCAACGTCATCCTGATCGGCTACGTGCATTCCGATCCCAAGATCGCCGAACGCGCGTGCAACGCGGTCGTCACCGCCTATGTCGAACATCGGCTCAAGACCCTCAACCTCGCCTATCCGAAGGAATTCTTCGACGCCGAGGTCAAGAAGGTCACCGAGGATCTCGACCGCTACGAGACCCTGCGCCGCAACTTCGCGCGCGGCAGCGATGCCTATGCGATCGAGGATCAGACTCGCAATCTCGTCAGTTCGCTGCTCTCGATGCGGCAACGCCGCACCGAGATCGACGCGGATCTGCGCTCCGCGCGAAGCAATCTCGAACAGATCGAGAAGTTCGCATCGCAACCCGATCTCGATTCGCCGACCATGGGCCAGGGCGCCAACGAGCAGGTCCTGGTCGACCTCAAGCTCCGAGTGCTCGGTCAGGAAACGCGACTCGCACAGTTGCGCGAACGGTATCGTGAGGACTCGCCTGAAATCGTCAACGGGGTCGCGACGCTCGAGACGTTGAGGGGCTTCCTCCAGCGCGAGGTCCAGTCGCGTGTCGAAGTCAGCCGCGGTCAGGTGCGCTCGGTGGAGTCGCGA encodes:
- a CDS encoding DUF3108 domain-containing protein, with protein sequence MLLILALVMVPPTSRAADSDADSSDAELPRPGSLPGTGEVLPAVPTPFRVGESLKFSVQYGFIKAGTAWLEVPSIRDQAGRPAFQLVARAESNGFFSRFYKVRNRIESVWDSTGHFSYRYSEQRREGGHRASNAIAFDYAKQQAVYQDGQTFPIPPEVQDALSSFYYTRTQPLPLGGSLFFDYHASRKSVPMEVRVIGRERVKTPAGEFDCIAIEPLLKAGGIFKNKGRLVIWITDDERRMPVLMRSKVTVGSISVVLVDMRTGA
- a CDS encoding aminotransferase class I/II-fold pyridoxal phosphate-dependent enzyme → MSSSQSPVKPKLEPAARFQNLPPYALATVLQARDEKLKAGVDVIDLGVGNPDVRPPQIAIEALETALRDPMVQNHRYPSFNGLPEFRAAVARYYDRRFGVRVDPASEAMALIGSKEGISKFLLAHVNPDDTVLLCTPCYPAYLGQAAILQARVVEVPLQAKLGWRPDLASIAVEDAKRAKLIAINYPNNPTAGTETESLYRDVLKFARDYDLFVISDIAYADLSLDPSYRARSFLEFDRDKERTVEFHSFSKSYSMQGWRVGMAVGHPEALARMARLKSNMDYGVFMAIQRAAIAVLDHGDAYTIEVSEMYRKRRDAFLESIRPLGYPVETPRATIYVWLPIARSSANAVAFAAEVLEKTGVVLTPGTGFGKSGEGYVRISLCETEERLREAGSRLATAKLSY